A genomic segment from Acuticoccus sediminis encodes:
- a CDS encoding trypsin-like serine peptidase → MHTLIAATARVRTAIRLARAGIAASAFLAIFLATPDPSAAQVALYSSGTIYDLDPSPRGFAAPAGSDSITPVRKLHERDVLRITARAVGRLAVQREAGGIAYCTASVVATDLVLTSRQCAADALAGLLWMGYLTPGERSGVASYHVELPALETSEVLDYAILRVHGNVGEDWGTVPLHPERLEDRPPLFAVHYPAGAEQSVTLDGCGLADTPAGDGTLRHTCATAAGSSGAPLFDLTTRMMVGLHTEAVEDGGTGRSLAAIVAASPTLTTLLSAGARPREDAATAAPVAAASPGGNQRDTLAAKTWESLSSSTSVRVLEFFAAQYRDTEYAALAEARIAELQRAGEAAAPSPDDTGPVTAAQDIAAAGTEAAATEAAVALSAPGGSQSSGRDPALGQVAEASEASSDAAAPDTIAITAADGEASGLQVASVAEAGVTDLAAAQATATPAAAAESSPDAVPGGSETAATGAFNGWNTYKITDATVGDTCYTLAAPERKRPVWAPHGGVWFFVTNRASTGTRQVPTFTLGIDLKADVPVTATVDARTFAMTSRGVHAFVADPGESQALAAAMRTGETLTIDATTAEGIAWHYAFPLTDIAAAMDWVDGACP, encoded by the coding sequence ATGCATACGCTGATCGCCGCCACCGCTCGGGTTCGCACCGCCATTCGGCTCGCCCGCGCCGGCATTGCCGCGTCCGCGTTCCTCGCCATCTTCCTTGCGACGCCCGACCCTTCGGCGGCGCAGGTCGCCCTCTACTCGTCCGGAACGATCTACGACCTCGACCCGTCGCCGCGCGGGTTCGCCGCGCCGGCAGGATCGGACAGCATCACGCCCGTCCGCAAGCTCCACGAGCGCGACGTGCTCAGGATCACCGCCCGCGCCGTCGGCCGCCTGGCGGTCCAGCGTGAGGCGGGCGGGATCGCCTACTGCACCGCGAGCGTCGTCGCCACCGACCTCGTCCTGACGAGCCGTCAGTGCGCCGCGGATGCCCTCGCGGGGCTTTTGTGGATGGGCTACCTCACCCCCGGCGAACGCAGCGGCGTCGCGTCCTACCATGTCGAGCTGCCGGCGCTGGAGACGAGCGAGGTGCTCGACTACGCGATCCTGCGCGTCCACGGCAACGTCGGCGAGGACTGGGGGACGGTGCCGCTCCACCCGGAACGGCTCGAGGACCGCCCGCCGCTGTTCGCGGTCCATTATCCCGCGGGCGCCGAACAGTCGGTCACGCTCGACGGCTGCGGCCTTGCCGACACGCCCGCCGGCGACGGGACATTGCGGCACACCTGCGCCACCGCCGCAGGCTCGTCGGGCGCCCCGCTGTTCGACCTGACGACGCGCATGATGGTCGGCCTCCACACCGAGGCGGTCGAGGATGGCGGCACCGGCCGTTCGCTGGCCGCGATCGTCGCCGCGTCGCCGACACTGACGACCCTGCTGTCGGCCGGCGCCAGGCCGCGCGAGGATGCCGCCACCGCCGCGCCGGTCGCCGCGGCTTCTCCGGGCGGGAACCAGCGCGACACGCTCGCAGCCAAGACCTGGGAGAGCCTCAGCTCCTCGACGTCCGTGCGCGTGCTTGAGTTTTTCGCGGCACAGTACAGGGACACCGAGTACGCCGCCCTCGCCGAGGCGCGCATCGCGGAGCTCCAGCGCGCCGGGGAGGCCGCCGCGCCCTCGCCCGACGATACCGGGCCGGTCACCGCGGCGCAGGACATTGCGGCGGCCGGTACCGAAGCGGCCGCCACGGAGGCGGCGGTCGCCCTTTCCGCGCCAGGCGGCTCGCAGTCCTCCGGCCGCGACCCGGCGCTGGGTCAGGTCGCGGAGGCCAGCGAGGCGTCCTCTGACGCGGCGGCGCCGGACACGATCGCGATCACCGCGGCCGACGGCGAGGCGTCGGGGCTGCAGGTGGCATCCGTCGCCGAAGCCGGCGTGACCGACCTTGCCGCGGCGCAGGCGACCGCGACACCCGCCGCCGCGGCCGAAAGCTCTCCGGACGCCGTCCCGGGAGGGTCGGAGACCGCGGCGACCGGCGCCTTCAACGGGTGGAACACCTACAAGATCACCGACGCCACCGTCGGCGACACCTGCTACACGCTCGCCGCCCCGGAGCGGAAGCGGCCGGTTTGGGCGCCGCACGGCGGCGTCTGGTTCTTCGTCACCAACCGTGCGAGCACCGGCACCCGCCAGGTACCGACCTTCACCCTCGGCATCGACCTCAAGGCCGACGTGCCGGTCACCGCCACCGTCGACGCCCGCACGTTCGCGATGACCTCGCGCGGGGTCCATGCCTTCGTCGCCGATCCGGGCGAGTCGCAGGCGCTCGCCGCCGCGATGCGCACGGGAGAGACGCTGACCATTGACGCCACCACCGCCGAGGGCATCGCCTGGCACTACGCCTTCCCCCTCACCGACATCGCGGCGGCGATGGACTGGGTCGACGGCGCCTGCCCCTGA
- a CDS encoding metallophosphoesterase family protein — MTTIAQVSDLHFGSEDPATTETLIHELNVAELDLVILSGDLTLAARHDEFERAREFIDRLKAPTLAVPGNHDVTPWNIPERLLHPWRRWRHYIAEDLEPAWFGPDVAVVGLNTARRMRLKLDWSHGSLSRGQIRTLDERFVVAPDGAFRIIVAHHPFLEEEGADLATRPKAIVQRAKKALKVFVDERVDLVTAGHLHRTYAAAFETAPATSAVVAEAGEAAHRVTVIQAGTALSSRTRGEANAFNLIEIADGRMEVRAVTWSGVKWARNPDPLVVIERPSSATK, encoded by the coding sequence GTGACGACAATCGCCCAGGTCTCTGACCTCCATTTCGGATCGGAAGACCCGGCCACGACGGAAACCCTCATCCACGAGCTCAACGTCGCCGAGCTCGACCTCGTGATTCTCTCCGGAGACCTCACCCTCGCCGCCCGCCACGACGAGTTCGAACGCGCCCGGGAGTTCATCGACCGCCTGAAGGCGCCCACGCTGGCGGTGCCGGGCAACCACGACGTCACCCCCTGGAACATTCCCGAGCGCCTGCTGCACCCGTGGCGGCGCTGGCGCCACTACATCGCCGAGGACCTCGAGCCGGCCTGGTTCGGGCCGGACGTCGCGGTGGTGGGGCTGAACACGGCGCGGCGGATGCGCCTGAAGCTCGACTGGTCGCACGGCAGCCTGTCGCGCGGGCAGATCCGGACCCTCGACGAGCGTTTCGTCGTGGCGCCCGACGGCGCCTTCCGGATCATCGTCGCCCACCACCCCTTCCTCGAGGAGGAGGGGGCGGACCTCGCCACGCGCCCGAAGGCGATCGTGCAGCGGGCGAAGAAGGCGCTGAAGGTGTTCGTGGACGAGCGCGTCGACCTCGTCACCGCCGGCCACCTCCACCGCACCTACGCCGCCGCGTTCGAGACGGCGCCGGCGACCTCGGCCGTAGTCGCCGAGGCCGGCGAGGCGGCGCACCGCGTGACGGTGATCCAGGCCGGAACCGCCCTCTCCTCCCGCACGCGCGGCGAGGCGAACGCCTTCAACCTGATCGAGATCGCCGACGGGCGCATGGAGGTCCGGGCCGTCACGTGGAGCGGCGTGAAGTGGGCGCGCAACCCGGATCCGCTGGTCGTGATCGAGCGCCCGTCGTCTGCCACCAAATAG
- a CDS encoding NIPSNAP family protein, producing MLTCVIRYHIDPTKRDAFHRYGAAWAEAIPRCGADLVGYFAPHEGSTTLAYGIYHIESLAAYEAYRARLAADPVGRSNYEFARAERFILREDRTFLKRAVAP from the coding sequence ATGCTGACATGCGTGATCCGCTACCATATCGACCCGACGAAGCGGGACGCGTTCCACCGCTACGGCGCGGCCTGGGCCGAGGCGATCCCGCGCTGCGGCGCCGACCTCGTCGGCTACTTCGCGCCGCACGAGGGCTCGACGACGCTGGCCTACGGCATCTACCACATCGAGAGCCTCGCCGCCTACGAGGCCTATCGCGCCCGCCTCGCCGCAGATCCGGTCGGCCGGAGCAACTACGAGTTCGCCCGGGCGGAGAGGTTCATCCTGCGTGAGGACCGCACCTTCCTGAAGCGGGCGGTGGCACCTTGA
- a CDS encoding RibD family protein: MRIIEALREAAAAGAPLVVAQLGQSLDGRIATPSGHSHYINGPEAITLLHRLRAEVDAVLIGAGTARADDPQLTVRHVDGPSPARVLIDRRRSAGARLKLLADDGRRRIVFGAPLADDPPGVETIPADAPLAPAAVLAALAERGLNRVLVEGGATTVSLFIAAGAIDRIAVLVAPMIIGSGPTGIALPPIDRLDGAIRPVVATETLPGGDVLFDCDLRGGQNVAR, encoded by the coding sequence ATGCGCATAATCGAAGCGCTGCGGGAGGCGGCGGCGGCCGGCGCCCCGCTCGTCGTGGCGCAGCTCGGCCAGTCCCTGGACGGACGCATCGCGACCCCGTCCGGCCACTCCCACTACATCAACGGGCCCGAGGCGATCACGTTGCTGCACCGCCTGCGCGCCGAGGTCGACGCGGTGCTGATCGGCGCCGGGACCGCGCGGGCTGACGACCCGCAACTGACCGTCCGGCACGTCGACGGGCCGAGCCCGGCCCGCGTCCTCATCGACCGGCGCCGCTCGGCGGGGGCCCGGCTCAAGCTCCTCGCCGACGACGGCCGCCGGCGCATCGTTTTCGGCGCGCCGCTGGCCGACGACCCACCCGGAGTCGAGACGATCCCGGCCGACGCGCCGCTGGCGCCCGCCGCCGTGCTGGCGGCGCTCGCCGAGCGGGGACTGAATCGCGTGCTGGTGGAGGGCGGGGCGACGACGGTGAGCCTGTTCATCGCGGCCGGGGCGATCGACCGCATCGCCGTCCTCGTCGCGCCGATGATCATCGGCTCGGGACCGACCGGTATCGCGCTGCCGCCCATCGACCGGCTCGACGGAGCGATCCGGCCGGTCGTCGCCACCGAGACGCTGCCCGGCGGCGACGTGCTGTTCGACTGCGACCTGAGGGGTGGTCAGAACGTCGCGAGATGA
- a CDS encoding SDR family oxidoreductase: MTELPDGLAAFSLVGRTALVTGSSQGIGYALAAGLAAAGARVVLNGRDVERLAAAAARLAGAGADVATVAFDATDHAAVRAAVDEIEAGGRAIDILVNNAGMQHRAPLEEFPAEAFERLMATNVTSVFNVGQAVARHMIGRGAGKIINIASVQTALARPGIAPYTASKGAVANLTKGMATDWARHGLNINAIAPGYFDTPLNAALVADAAFSAWLAGRTPQGRWGRLPELVGACVFLASDAASFVNGHTLFVDGGITASL; the protein is encoded by the coding sequence ATGACCGAATTGCCAGACGGACTTGCGGCGTTTTCGCTCGTGGGCCGGACCGCGCTCGTCACCGGGTCGAGCCAGGGGATCGGCTACGCCCTCGCGGCCGGTCTCGCCGCTGCCGGCGCGCGGGTCGTCCTCAACGGGCGCGACGTCGAGCGCCTCGCCGCCGCCGCCGCGCGCCTCGCCGGGGCAGGCGCGGACGTCGCCACCGTCGCCTTCGACGCGACCGACCATGCCGCCGTGCGCGCGGCCGTCGACGAGATCGAGGCCGGGGGCCGCGCGATCGACATCCTCGTCAACAACGCCGGGATGCAGCACCGCGCCCCGCTCGAGGAGTTTCCCGCCGAGGCGTTCGAGCGGCTGATGGCGACGAACGTCACCAGCGTCTTCAACGTCGGGCAGGCGGTGGCGCGGCACATGATCGGCCGCGGCGCGGGCAAGATCATCAACATCGCCTCGGTGCAGACGGCGCTCGCGCGGCCGGGGATCGCGCCCTACACGGCCTCCAAGGGAGCGGTGGCGAACCTCACCAAGGGGATGGCGACGGACTGGGCGCGCCATGGCCTCAACATCAACGCCATCGCGCCCGGCTACTTCGACACGCCGCTCAACGCGGCTCTCGTCGCCGACGCGGCGTTCTCGGCGTGGCTCGCCGGCCGCACGCCGCAGGGGCGGTGGGGTCGCCTGCCGGAACTCGTCGGCGCATGCGTCTTCCTCGCCTCGGACGCGGCGAGCTTCGTCAACGGCCACACGCTGTTCGTCGACGGCGGCATCACGGCGAGCCTCTGA
- a CDS encoding glycosyltransferase family 4 protein, protein MRIAFAIPGDIDAPSGGYRYDRRMLAELRALGHEVTHLVLPGSFPDPSASDIDETIAALRAADADVLLVDGLAYSVLPASALRQVKAPLVALVHHPLALETGLSEADATRYGAAERSALTVATRVVVTSPPTADTLVSDFAVPREAITVAVPGLDPRWQQPRTPVTPPKIVAVGSLIARKGHDVLLDALSRIMDIPWEGVIIGSNAWDPETAAGIEAMAAPMADRLTLTGALHEDDIRQHYAGSTLFTLATRYEGFGMVFLEAMASGLPIVATRGGAVPSVVPPEAGVLVDVDDPVALADALRRVLTDETLAARLSDGARAAAKDAATWEMSAAAIADCLSGAVGAA, encoded by the coding sequence ATGCGCATCGCGTTCGCCATCCCGGGCGACATCGACGCGCCCTCGGGAGGCTACCGCTACGACCGCCGCATGCTGGCCGAGCTGCGGGCGCTCGGCCACGAGGTGACCCACCTCGTCCTGCCGGGGAGCTTCCCCGACCCCTCCGCGTCCGACATCGACGAGACGATCGCCGCGCTTCGGGCCGCCGACGCGGACGTGCTGCTGGTGGACGGCCTCGCCTACTCGGTCCTCCCCGCGAGCGCGCTGCGGCAGGTCAAGGCGCCGCTCGTCGCGCTGGTGCATCACCCGCTGGCGCTCGAGACCGGCCTCTCCGAGGCGGACGCCACGCGCTATGGCGCCGCCGAGCGGTCGGCGCTGACCGTCGCGACCCGCGTCGTGGTGACGAGCCCGCCGACGGCCGACACGCTGGTGTCCGACTTCGCCGTCCCGCGCGAGGCGATCACCGTCGCGGTCCCCGGCCTCGACCCGCGCTGGCAGCAGCCGCGGACCCCCGTGACACCGCCGAAGATCGTCGCGGTCGGATCGCTCATCGCGCGCAAGGGCCACGACGTTCTCCTCGACGCCCTGAGCCGGATCATGGACATTCCCTGGGAAGGGGTCATTATCGGCTCGAACGCCTGGGATCCCGAGACGGCAGCCGGGATCGAGGCCATGGCCGCACCCATGGCGGACAGGCTGACGTTGACCGGCGCCCTCCACGAGGACGACATCCGCCAGCACTACGCCGGGTCGACCCTGTTCACGCTGGCCACGCGCTATGAGGGATTTGGTATGGTCTTTCTCGAAGCGATGGCGTCGGGACTTCCGATCGTCGCGACGCGTGGCGGCGCCGTGCCCTCCGTCGTCCCGCCCGAGGCGGGGGTGCTGGTGGACGTCGACGATCCCGTCGCGCTCGCCGACGCGCTGCGCCGTGTCCTGACGGACGAGACCCTCGCCGCCCGGCTGTCCGACGGCGCGCGCGCCGCCGCGAAGGACGCCGCCACCTGGGAGATGTCCGCCGCTGCGATCGCGGATTGCCTGTCCGGCGCCGTGGGCGCGGCATGA
- a CDS encoding class I SAM-dependent methyltransferase has protein sequence MTFSAAWLAMRSGADRRARSPLVTHFAKLTDTLRRPLRVIDLGSGTGATVRELFPHIRPPQDWTLVDADADLLQVAQKNLQHYQGLRVATHHADLTVDPLWSEPPDAVTASALFDLTSQAFLDRLAEALARHRIPLLAMLTFDGRLRVEPEHPFDGAMIDAFNAHQRGMKSFGRALGPDAAGALTDTLQSVGATVEVADSPWTLTAPLDADLMNAKLDGWAETALEIMPDRAGEIRAWREARRDASAIFVGHSDHLATF, from the coding sequence ATGACGTTCTCCGCGGCATGGCTCGCCATGCGCAGCGGCGCGGACCGGCGCGCCCGTTCGCCGCTGGTGACGCACTTCGCCAAGCTGACCGACACGCTGCGCCGCCCGCTGCGGGTGATCGACCTCGGCTCCGGCACCGGCGCCACCGTTCGCGAGCTCTTCCCGCACATACGCCCGCCGCAGGACTGGACCCTTGTCGACGCTGACGCCGATCTGCTGCAGGTCGCCCAGAAGAACCTCCAGCACTACCAGGGACTCCGGGTCGCCACCCACCACGCGGACCTGACGGTCGATCCGCTCTGGTCCGAGCCACCCGACGCGGTCACCGCCTCCGCCCTCTTCGACCTCACCTCGCAGGCCTTCCTGGACCGGCTGGCGGAGGCGCTGGCGCGGCACCGGATCCCGCTTCTGGCGATGCTGACCTTTGACGGGCGGCTGCGCGTCGAGCCGGAGCATCCGTTCGACGGCGCGATGATCGACGCCTTCAATGCGCACCAGCGCGGCATGAAGTCCTTCGGCCGCGCGCTCGGCCCGGACGCCGCCGGCGCCCTGACCGATACGCTGCAGTCCGTCGGCGCCACGGTCGAGGTGGCCGACAGCCCCTGGACCCTCACGGCGCCCCTCGACGCCGACCTCATGAACGCCAAGCTGGACGGCTGGGCGGAGACGGCGCTGGAGATCATGCCCGATCGGGCCGGCGAGATCCGCGCGTGGCGCGAGGCCCGGCGGGACGCGAGCGCGATCTTCGTCGGCCACAGCGATCATCTCGCGACGTTCTGA
- a CDS encoding VOC family protein, translating into MAHRSRLGAIVVDCRTEDLSEALAFWTAALGAPGTIDPDGKYAVLEGGDGLPKLLLQAVDHDSRVHLDIETDDIPAEVARITALGGRPVAEFPRWTVMEAPTGHRFCVVRPQRDGLEEDGTLWNAD; encoded by the coding sequence ATGGCGCACAGAAGCCGGCTCGGGGCGATCGTGGTGGACTGCAGGACCGAGGATCTCAGCGAGGCGCTCGCCTTCTGGACCGCCGCGCTCGGCGCGCCGGGGACCATCGATCCGGACGGCAAGTACGCGGTCCTCGAGGGAGGGGACGGCCTGCCCAAGCTGCTGCTGCAGGCGGTCGACCACGACAGCCGCGTCCACCTCGACATCGAGACGGACGACATCCCGGCAGAGGTGGCGCGCATCACCGCGCTCGGCGGCAGGCCCGTGGCCGAGTTCCCGCGCTGGACGGTGATGGAGGCGCCGACCGGGCACCGCTTCTGCGTCGTCCGCCCGCAGCGCGACGGGCTGGAGGAGGACGGCACCCTCTGGAACGCGGACTGA
- a CDS encoding 6-pyruvoyl trahydropterin synthase family protein has product MYALEVRDHIMIAHSLPGPAFGPAQNMHGATFVVDATFFTETLGPNDIVIDIGLATETLKEVLAPLNYANLDELPDFKSTRSTTEVLCRWIFDRLAAAAKDGTLGDDGRNVARIRVTLNESHIAKAWYEAKI; this is encoded by the coding sequence ATGTACGCCCTCGAAGTCCGCGATCACATCATGATCGCCCACAGCCTGCCGGGCCCGGCGTTCGGCCCCGCGCAGAACATGCACGGCGCGACCTTCGTGGTGGACGCGACCTTTTTCACCGAGACGCTCGGCCCGAACGACATCGTGATCGACATCGGCCTCGCGACCGAGACGCTGAAGGAGGTGCTCGCGCCCCTCAACTACGCCAACCTCGACGAGCTGCCGGACTTCAAGTCCACACGCTCGACGACCGAGGTCCTGTGCCGCTGGATCTTCGACCGCCTCGCCGCCGCGGCCAAGGACGGCACCCTCGGCGACGACGGGCGCAACGTCGCGCGGATCCGCGTGACGCTGAACGAGTCGCACATCGCCAAGGCGTGGTACGAGGCCAAAATCTAG
- a CDS encoding zinc-dependent alcohol dehydrogenase: MDKSFPTSSMVRHATALWCESPGRYALQPAPLPPLEAGEVRVAATHSAVSRGTERLVLEGRVPESEAERMRCPNQEGAFPFPVKYGYALVGEIVDGPAERLGERVFVLHPHQTHLTVPQASAIPLPLAVPPRRATLGANMETALNVVWDSGAAPGDQILVIGAGVVGLLVARLLARIPATTVTVIDRDVAKRPFAEAMGAAFAETASGEVDVAINASGSGAALAAAIDAVGLEGRIVEASWVGEGTTAIPLGGAFHSRRLSLVSSQVGKVPANRAARWSNARRLDTALGLLDDPALDVLLTHRIAFADAPDRLPGLLQDDGPLAITLDYAPE; the protein is encoded by the coding sequence ATGGACAAATCATTCCCCACGTCCAGCATGGTGCGACATGCGACAGCACTGTGGTGCGAGTCGCCCGGTCGCTATGCGCTGCAGCCTGCCCCCCTCCCGCCGCTCGAGGCGGGCGAGGTGCGCGTCGCCGCGACGCACTCGGCCGTCAGCCGCGGCACCGAGCGCCTCGTTCTGGAGGGCCGGGTGCCGGAATCGGAGGCCGAGCGCATGCGCTGCCCCAACCAGGAGGGCGCCTTCCCCTTTCCGGTGAAGTACGGCTACGCGCTGGTGGGCGAGATCGTCGACGGCCCGGCCGAACGCCTCGGCGAGCGCGTCTTCGTGCTCCATCCGCACCAGACCCATCTGACGGTCCCTCAAGCCTCGGCCATCCCGTTGCCCCTCGCGGTGCCACCGCGTCGCGCCACATTGGGCGCAAATATGGAGACGGCGCTCAATGTCGTATGGGACAGCGGGGCCGCTCCCGGGGATCAAATCCTCGTCATTGGTGCCGGCGTGGTGGGCCTCCTCGTCGCACGTCTCCTCGCCCGCATCCCCGCGACGACGGTCACGGTGATCGACCGCGACGTCGCCAAGCGGCCCTTTGCGGAGGCGATGGGCGCGGCCTTCGCCGAGACGGCGTCGGGCGAGGTCGACGTCGCCATCAACGCCAGCGGCAGCGGCGCGGCCCTCGCCGCGGCGATCGACGCGGTCGGCCTGGAGGGCCGCATCGTCGAGGCGAGCTGGGTCGGCGAAGGGACGACGGCGATCCCCCTCGGCGGCGCCTTCCACTCGCGGCGGTTGTCGCTGGTCTCGTCGCAGGTCGGCAAGGTTCCGGCGAACCGCGCGGCGCGGTGGTCGAACGCCCGCCGGCTCGATACCGCCCTGGGGTTGCTGGACGACCCGGCGCTGGACGTGCTTCTGACCCACCGCATTGCATTCGCCGACGCGCCCGACCGCCTCCCCGGCCTGCTCCAGGATGACGGACCGCTCGCGATCACGCTCGACTACGCCCCGGAGTAG
- the mdoH gene encoding glucans biosynthesis glucosyltransferase MdoH — protein MTTPTTAPATISPASELPRRLAGRRIIFAALNIATIAGLAGAMLALLAADGVGTVEGLMWGAYVLTLPWLSIGFWNAVIGTAVIARGPRPGDPLALDDAAGTPIVTRTAIVMTLRNEAPAEAIGRLRLMLDDLESSGEAEHFDIHVLSDTNDPAIAAAEADEMAHWRHGATRPDRIHYRRRTDNRGFKAGNIEDFCDAHAGDYDFFLTLDADSFLSARVVLRLVRTMQAAPHLGVLQTLAIGTPSTSVFTRTFQFGMRHGMRAYTAGSVWWTGDCGPYWGHNALIRMAPFHAHCRLPELPGDGPLGGHVMSHDQVEAVLMRRAGYHVRVIAEESESWEENPPTLPDFIGRELRWCQGNFQYFQLLGMPGLKPVSRVQLVLAILMYVGAPAWMVFILLGAGAVAANGASVPMGWGLALVGVILFMCFAPKIMGLLGVFASPTQSRRYGGRFRVALGGAFELVASTLMAPAVAFAVAVFAFGLMFGKRVEWRAQARAVRQVTWREAWASFLPQTVFGIALLALFVVAAPNLIWFAAPVVAGLVLAVPFAVLTSDPGLGLAMTRTGVCAIPEEAVVPAALVRLRQIKVSQGGDPGAVSATA, from the coding sequence ATGACGACACCGACCACGGCCCCTGCGACCATTTCGCCGGCATCGGAGCTGCCGCGACGACTTGCCGGTCGCCGGATCATCTTTGCCGCGCTCAATATTGCGACGATCGCCGGTCTCGCCGGGGCGATGCTGGCGCTGCTCGCGGCCGACGGCGTCGGCACCGTCGAGGGGCTGATGTGGGGCGCGTACGTCCTGACCCTGCCGTGGCTGTCGATCGGCTTCTGGAACGCCGTCATCGGCACCGCCGTCATTGCGCGGGGGCCGCGCCCCGGCGATCCGCTGGCCCTCGATGACGCGGCCGGAACGCCCATCGTCACCCGCACCGCCATCGTCATGACCCTGCGCAACGAGGCGCCGGCGGAGGCGATCGGCCGGCTGCGGCTCATGCTGGACGACCTCGAAAGCTCCGGCGAGGCGGAGCACTTCGACATCCATGTCCTGTCGGACACGAACGACCCGGCGATCGCCGCCGCCGAGGCGGACGAGATGGCCCACTGGCGCCACGGCGCAACCCGCCCCGACCGCATCCACTATCGCCGCCGCACCGACAATCGCGGCTTCAAGGCGGGCAACATCGAGGACTTCTGCGACGCGCACGCCGGCGACTACGACTTCTTCCTGACCCTCGACGCGGACAGCTTCCTGTCCGCCCGGGTGGTGCTGCGCCTGGTGCGAACGATGCAGGCCGCACCGCACCTCGGCGTCCTCCAGACCCTCGCCATCGGCACGCCGTCGACGTCGGTCTTCACCCGTACCTTCCAGTTCGGCATGCGCCACGGCATGCGCGCCTACACCGCCGGCTCGGTCTGGTGGACGGGCGACTGCGGTCCGTACTGGGGCCACAACGCGCTGATCCGCATGGCGCCCTTCCATGCCCACTGCCGCCTGCCCGAGCTTCCCGGCGACGGCCCGCTCGGCGGTCACGTGATGAGCCACGACCAGGTCGAGGCGGTGCTGATGCGCCGCGCCGGCTACCACGTCCGCGTCATCGCCGAGGAGAGCGAGAGCTGGGAGGAGAACCCGCCCACGCTGCCGGACTTCATCGGCCGCGAGCTGCGCTGGTGCCAGGGCAATTTCCAGTACTTTCAGCTTCTCGGCATGCCCGGCCTGAAGCCCGTGAGCCGCGTGCAGCTCGTGCTGGCGATCCTCATGTACGTCGGCGCGCCGGCGTGGATGGTGTTCATCCTGCTCGGCGCCGGCGCCGTGGCGGCCAACGGGGCGAGCGTGCCGATGGGGTGGGGGCTGGCGCTGGTCGGCGTCATCCTCTTCATGTGCTTCGCGCCGAAGATCATGGGGCTCCTCGGCGTTTTCGCCAGCCCGACGCAGTCGCGCCGTTACGGCGGGCGGTTCCGCGTGGCGCTTGGCGGCGCGTTCGAGCTGGTCGCGTCCACCCTGATGGCACCCGCGGTCGCCTTCGCCGTCGCGGTGTTCGCCTTCGGGCTGATGTTCGGCAAGCGGGTCGAGTGGCGGGCGCAGGCGCGGGCGGTCCGGCAGGTCACGTGGCGCGAGGCCTGGGCGAGCTTCCTGCCGCAGACCGTCTTCGGCATCGCCCTCCTGGCGCTGTTCGTGGTGGCGGCGCCGAACCTCATCTGGTTCGCGGCGCCGGTCGTCGCCGGGCTCGTCCTGGCGGTGCCGTTCGCGGTGCTGACGTCGGACCCCGGGCTGGGCCTCGCCATGACGCGCACCGGGGTCTGCGCCATCCCGGAGGAGGCCGTGGTGCCCGCCGCGCTGGTGCGGCTGCGGCAGATCAAGGTCTCGCAGGGCGGCGACCCGGGCGCGGTCAGCGCCACCGCGTGA